A genomic window from Algoriphagus sp. Y33 includes:
- a CDS encoding RNA polymerase sigma factor codes for MEINERGFSKKALEDFELIDQAVQQKDQQAYASLMKRYKKAVYYMILKMIRDADDAEDLTMEAFAKAFKNLHRFKKDYTFSTWLFRIATNNTIDFIRKKKLKTMSLNTTMSDDGGNSVTIDVEDDDNNPQDEFIRTQRIEMVRIFVDKLPAKYRKLVQLRYFDELSYEEIAQELEKPLGTVKAQLHRSRELLYEIAAGKQKHI; via the coding sequence ATGGAAATAAACGAACGCGGTTTTTCTAAAAAAGCACTCGAGGATTTTGAGTTAATTGATCAGGCTGTACAACAGAAAGATCAGCAGGCGTATGCCTCTTTGATGAAGCGCTATAAAAAGGCCGTTTACTACATGATCTTAAAAATGATCCGGGATGCGGATGATGCTGAAGATCTTACGATGGAGGCTTTCGCCAAAGCTTTTAAAAACCTCCATCGATTTAAGAAGGATTATACCTTTTCTACCTGGCTGTTCCGCATAGCTACCAACAATACTATTGATTTCATCCGAAAGAAGAAGCTCAAAACCATGAGTCTGAATACAACCATGTCTGATGATGGAGGAAACTCAGTCACCATTGACGTGGAAGATGATGACAATAATCCACAGGATGAGTTCATCCGCACGCAACGGATCGAGATGGTGAGGATTTTCGTGGACAAGCTACCTGCTAAATACAGAAAACTGGTACAGCTACGCTATTTTGACGAGCTTTCTTACGAGGAAATTGCACAAGAACTTGAAAAACCGTTGGGAACTGTGAAGGCACAACTCCACCGATCCAGGGAATTACTTTACGAAATTGCCGCCGGCAAACAAAAACACATTTGA
- a CDS encoding glycosyltransferase: MGCWRDILHIVSISLQKYTLILKWFAEFDFIFAEQKRPMGLFLLWFFFGIGILIQAVYLLFIFGKTAFYAYNPPPSTSKNEAGVTVVICAHNEFSNLKTLIPKLFEQDYPLFDVMIVNDRSSDRTNRLLENMMESYPKLRSVTIKYTPQHVTAKKYALTLGIKVCKHDIILLTDADCMPETNQWIRKMTAPVRNQGKTFAVGFSGYKQKPGFLNNWIQFETLLTALYYISFGLWNKPFMGIGRNLCYRRDFFLNVKAFKGIWHIEGGDDDLFLNQYVSGRNTAIVLDPEANTISKPKETHKEYLVQKKRHLHVGKYYRGVDKRKIGLYSFSHALFWLGGIGLLIYTGLAHSWEHFSIVFGIILLRSILITLTFKAAEKKIQGTKPPKNIWMLDFLYLGYFWILGTISHQAKDIQWK; this comes from the coding sequence ATGGGTTGCTGGAGAGACATTCTACACATTGTCTCAATCAGCCTACAAAAATATACGCTTATTCTTAAATGGTTTGCTGAATTTGATTTTATATTTGCCGAGCAAAAGCGACCTATGGGCCTATTTTTACTTTGGTTTTTCTTCGGTATCGGAATACTTATACAAGCAGTTTACCTCTTGTTTATTTTTGGGAAGACAGCCTTTTATGCCTACAATCCCCCCCCATCTACATCCAAAAATGAAGCAGGCGTAACTGTGGTAATCTGTGCGCACAATGAATTTTCCAATCTCAAGACACTCATCCCTAAGCTTTTCGAACAAGACTATCCACTCTTCGATGTCATGATCGTCAATGACCGGTCTTCAGACAGAACCAATCGACTATTGGAGAACATGATGGAGAGTTACCCCAAACTTCGGTCCGTCACGATCAAGTATACCCCCCAGCATGTCACAGCCAAGAAGTATGCACTAACGCTTGGCATAAAAGTATGCAAGCATGACATCATTCTCTTGACTGATGCAGATTGCATGCCCGAGACCAACCAGTGGATTAGAAAAATGACAGCTCCGGTGAGAAATCAGGGTAAAACTTTTGCCGTTGGATTTTCAGGATATAAACAAAAACCCGGGTTCTTGAATAACTGGATTCAATTCGAAACTTTGCTTACGGCACTTTATTACATTTCTTTTGGGCTATGGAATAAGCCCTTTATGGGGATTGGAAGGAATCTATGCTATCGTAGGGATTTCTTCTTGAATGTAAAAGCGTTCAAAGGAATTTGGCATATTGAAGGAGGCGATGATGACCTTTTTCTAAACCAGTATGTGAGCGGTAGAAATACCGCAATAGTTTTGGACCCGGAAGCGAACACGATTTCCAAACCAAAAGAAACGCATAAAGAGTATCTTGTTCAGAAAAAAAGACATCTGCATGTGGGGAAATACTATCGTGGAGTAGACAAGCGGAAAATTGGATTATACTCCTTTTCCCATGCATTATTCTGGCTTGGAGGAATAGGATTACTTATTTATACCGGTTTAGCCCACAGCTGGGAACATTTTTCCATAGTTTTCGGTATTATCCTACTGAGGTCTATTCTTATAACGCTTACTTTCAAAGCGGCGGAGAAAAAGATCCAAGGAACTAAACCACCGAAAAACATCTGGATGCTGGATTTCTTGTATTTAGGTTATTTTTGGATTTTAGGGACTATATCCCATCAGGCAAAAGACATCCAATGGAAATAA
- the tgt gene encoding tRNA guanosine(34) transglycosylase Tgt has product MKFTLAHQDSKSKARAGVVKTDHGDIQTPIFMPVGTAGSVKAVHQRELDQDIKAQIILGNTYHLYLRPGLDVLEKAGGLHKFNGWEKPILTDSGGYQVFSLSGTRKIKEDGVMFKSHIDGSKHHFTPENVMDIQRTIGADIIMAFDECTPYPCEYGYARNSMEMTHRWLTRCIERFDATEGRYGYNQMLFPIVQGSVYKDLRKQSAEFIASTNRQGNAIGGLSVGEPAEMMYEMTELVTDILPQDKPRYLMGVGTPANILECIALGVDMFDCVMPTRNARNGMLFTSEGFINIRNEKWKDDFTGIDPAIGGYVSTFYTKAYLRHLTISKEILAAQIASIHNLSFYLWLVGQAREHILAGDFAVWKDQMVKKVSTRL; this is encoded by the coding sequence ATGAAGTTTACCTTAGCCCATCAAGATTCCAAAAGTAAAGCCAGAGCAGGTGTAGTGAAAACCGATCATGGTGATATCCAAACTCCTATTTTTATGCCTGTGGGTACTGCGGGTTCTGTGAAGGCTGTTCATCAGCGGGAATTGGATCAGGATATCAAGGCTCAAATTATACTTGGGAACACCTATCATTTGTATTTACGTCCCGGTCTTGATGTGCTTGAAAAAGCCGGCGGACTCCATAAATTCAATGGATGGGAGAAACCAATCTTGACCGATAGTGGAGGCTATCAGGTCTTTTCACTTTCAGGCACCCGTAAAATCAAGGAAGATGGTGTGATGTTCAAGTCCCACATAGATGGTTCCAAGCATCATTTCACACCGGAAAATGTCATGGATATCCAGCGGACAATAGGAGCGGATATCATTATGGCCTTTGATGAGTGTACCCCCTATCCATGTGAGTATGGCTATGCGAGGAATTCCATGGAAATGACCCATCGCTGGCTGACTCGTTGCATTGAACGTTTTGATGCAACTGAAGGGAGGTATGGATACAACCAGATGCTTTTCCCTATTGTACAGGGATCTGTGTATAAGGATCTGCGTAAGCAAAGTGCCGAATTCATCGCTTCGACTAACCGGCAAGGTAATGCCATCGGCGGACTTTCAGTGGGAGAGCCGGCCGAAATGATGTATGAGATGACGGAGTTGGTCACTGATATTTTGCCACAGGATAAGCCCAGGTATTTGATGGGTGTGGGCACGCCTGCCAATATTTTGGAATGCATTGCCTTAGGTGTGGATATGTTTGATTGCGTGATGCCTACGAGAAATGCCAGAAATGGCATGCTATTCACTTCTGAGGGGTTCATTAATATTCGTAACGAAAAGTGGAAGGATGATTTTACCGGGATTGATCCGGCAATAGGAGGCTATGTTAGTACTTTTTACACCAAAGCATATTTGAGGCATTTGACGATCAGTAAGGAGATTTTGGCTGCGCAAATTGCGAGTATTCATAATCTGAGTTTTTACCTTTGGCTTGTGGGCCAGGCTAGGGAACATATCCTTGCCGGTGATTTTGCCGTTTGGAAAGATCAAATGGTGAAAAAAGTGAGTACAAGACTGTGA
- a CDS encoding LptF/LptG family permease — protein MKLLDKLIIKDFLKTYFFVVVMLVLVVLVLDFTEKNDTYIRNEVPSGEIFKYMANYGLYLNNLLTPITVFISVIFITSKMAGRTEIIAILSSGVSFMRMLRPFLFAAAMIGGASFLLNGWVLPGATAGVTKFRMTYLDKEKTSSESNLHIKVGADSYAYISRFYNTANTGYHFTLETIKDGELLAKLSSDRIEWDTAKRVWTLRKWRLRELNERGEVYTVGEDLDTTLSIRPEDFDLPEKHHETLKLPDLGRQIKILEERGADNVEFYKIERYVRFMSPFAAIILTFIGVIMSARKTRGGSGFQIAMGFLLAFVYIILFILSRTFAENGTSYPIFAVWLPNIIFAATGLLLYKTVPR, from the coding sequence ATGAAACTACTGGACAAACTGATAATCAAGGATTTTCTCAAGACCTACTTTTTTGTAGTGGTCATGCTGGTTCTGGTAGTTTTGGTTTTGGATTTTACGGAAAAGAATGACACTTACATTAGGAATGAAGTGCCTTCCGGTGAGATTTTTAAATACATGGCTAATTATGGCTTGTATTTGAACAATCTTTTAACTCCTATTACTGTGTTTATTTCGGTTATTTTTATCACTTCCAAAATGGCAGGAAGGACGGAGATCATAGCTATACTGAGCAGTGGAGTAAGTTTTATGAGAATGCTAAGGCCTTTCCTTTTTGCCGCAGCCATGATAGGCGGCGCTAGCTTTTTATTGAACGGATGGGTTCTTCCCGGCGCTACTGCGGGAGTAACAAAATTCCGAATGACCTATTTGGACAAAGAGAAAACTTCCTCCGAGTCTAATCTTCATATCAAAGTAGGAGCGGATTCTTACGCCTACATAAGCCGGTTTTATAACACTGCAAATACAGGGTATCATTTCACTTTGGAGACTATTAAAGATGGAGAATTGCTGGCCAAGCTCTCTTCGGACCGAATAGAATGGGATACCGCCAAGCGGGTTTGGACTCTTCGCAAGTGGAGACTGCGGGAACTAAACGAACGGGGAGAAGTCTATACGGTAGGAGAGGATCTTGATACTACGCTTTCTATTCGGCCGGAAGATTTTGATTTGCCCGAGAAGCACCATGAGACTTTGAAGCTTCCTGACTTGGGGAGGCAGATTAAGATATTGGAAGAGCGTGGAGCAGATAATGTCGAGTTTTATAAAATTGAACGTTATGTGAGATTTATGTCACCTTTTGCTGCAATAATTCTGACTTTTATTGGGGTGATCATGTCGGCAAGAAAAACCCGTGGAGGTTCGGGTTTCCAAATTGCTATGGGCTTTTTGCTCGCATTTGTTTACATCATCTTATTTATTTTGTCCAGAACCTTTGCTGAAAACGGCACCTCATACCCGATTTTTGCAGTCTGGCTGCCCAATATCATTTTTGCTGCAACCGGCCTTTTGCTCTATAAAACAGTCCCACGCTAA
- a CDS encoding DMT family transporter has protein sequence MNATIKDYLMLHLIVLIWGFTAILGLLISLPAIELVFYRTLIAAVGVAVLFLLKKRNLLLPFPDMIKVMGVGFVIAMHWILFFWSARVSTASVCLAGMATISLWTAFVEPLFNSTKVKWYEVGLGLMAISGLLVIFSFESGYWLGLGMALASAFCGAVFSVLNSKITHKHNPYQITFYEMAGACLFTVLFMPIYSGFLTGEGLNLAWGGYDWFWLLVLGGICTVYAFSVSVELMKRLSVFSINLTVNMEPVYGIVLAVLIFGESEKMTPQFYLGTGIILMSVLSYPVLNYLNRRRKPVRPLG, from the coding sequence ATGAACGCTACGATTAAGGATTACCTAATGCTCCATTTGATTGTACTCATTTGGGGATTTACGGCTATTCTGGGATTGCTGATCAGTTTACCGGCAATAGAATTGGTTTTTTATAGAACCTTGATTGCGGCTGTGGGAGTGGCAGTGTTATTCTTGTTGAAAAAGAGAAATCTGCTCCTGCCTTTTCCGGACATGATTAAAGTCATGGGGGTAGGGTTTGTGATTGCTATGCACTGGATTCTCTTTTTCTGGTCAGCCAGAGTTTCCACTGCTTCCGTTTGTTTGGCGGGGATGGCGACGATCTCGCTGTGGACAGCATTTGTGGAGCCATTGTTCAATAGTACCAAAGTCAAATGGTATGAAGTAGGGCTTGGCCTGATGGCGATTTCAGGCTTGCTGGTGATTTTCAGCTTTGAATCAGGCTATTGGTTGGGATTGGGCATGGCTTTGGCTTCAGCATTTTGTGGTGCGGTTTTTTCTGTTTTGAATAGCAAGATTACCCATAAGCATAACCCCTATCAGATTACGTTTTATGAGATGGCTGGGGCATGCTTATTTACTGTATTATTTATGCCTATTTATTCCGGTTTCCTGACAGGGGAAGGATTGAATTTGGCATGGGGCGGCTACGATTGGTTTTGGCTCCTTGTTCTTGGTGGGATTTGCACGGTGTATGCTTTTTCTGTGTCGGTGGAGTTGATGAAGAGATTGTCGGTCTTTTCCATTAACCTGACAGTAAATATGGAACCTGTGTATGGGATTGTGTTGGCAGTGTTGATTTTTGGAGAAAGCGAAAAAATGACTCCGCAGTTTTACTTGGGTACTGGGATCATTTTGATGTCGGTGTTGAGCTATCCCGTTTTGAATTACTTGAACAGAAGGAGGAAACCTGTACGTCCACTGGGATGA
- a CDS encoding type II toxin-antitoxin system PemK/MazF family toxin translates to MKQGEIWMSDLNPVMGSEQAGRRPVVILSGNLMNKFLQVVITAPLTSKVKNYQGNPILAPSLKNGLRLKSELMVFHIRSISKNRLIEKIGEISNEELKMALATLKDITML, encoded by the coding sequence ATGAAGCAAGGTGAGATCTGGATGTCCGATCTCAATCCCGTGATGGGATCCGAGCAGGCCGGCAGAAGACCGGTTGTTATTCTGAGCGGAAATCTGATGAATAAATTCCTGCAGGTGGTGATTACCGCTCCTTTGACTTCCAAGGTCAAAAACTATCAGGGAAACCCAATCCTAGCACCATCTCTAAAGAATGGTTTGAGGCTGAAATCTGAGTTGATGGTTTTTCACATCCGATCCATTTCTAAGAATAGGCTGATCGAAAAAATAGGAGAAATTTCAAATGAGGAGTTAAAAATGGCATTGGCGACTCTTAAGGATATTACAATGCTCTAG
- a CDS encoding CopG family transcriptional regulator codes for MATYTSTLPDDLLRRLADYAKKLSLPKNKLVENALNLYLDHLKRAEYVKSYKQAAQDDDILMVAEEEMDNYLKQIEDEAR; via the coding sequence ATGGCGACTTACACTAGTACCCTACCCGATGACCTCCTTCGGAGGCTTGCAGATTATGCCAAAAAGCTTTCTCTTCCAAAAAACAAATTGGTAGAAAATGCCCTCAATCTCTATCTCGACCATCTCAAGAGAGCTGAATATGTCAAATCATATAAGCAGGCGGCTCAAGACGATGACATTCTCATGGTGGCAGAAGAAGAAATGGACAATTACCTAAAGCAGATTGAAGATGAAGCAAGGTGA
- the ispE gene encoding 4-(cytidine 5'-diphospho)-2-C-methyl-D-erythritol kinase: MISFPNAKINLGLHITAKRKDGYHNIESCMIPIPLTDALEMITDSKKTIFTASGFDIPGDSKDNLILRAYQLLKKDFPNLPHVCIHLHKNIPMGAGLGGGSADAAFALKLMNNLFDLILDDFLLEEYAAQLGSDCAFFVENTPKIARGRGELLEPVELDLSGTHLVLVNPGIHIGTKEAYAGVTPAPPKIKLEEVLKDKSRWQSDLVNDFEASIFPNHPEIAAIKSKLYENGAYYAAMSGSGSSVFGLFEEKPTSLEWEDSYFKFEEIL; this comes from the coding sequence ATGATTTCATTTCCAAACGCTAAGATCAACCTAGGCTTACATATCACTGCAAAACGAAAAGACGGTTACCATAATATTGAGAGCTGTATGATCCCGATCCCACTTACCGATGCCTTAGAAATGATCACTGACAGCAAAAAAACAATTTTTACAGCTAGTGGCTTCGATATCCCGGGAGATTCGAAGGACAATCTCATTCTCAGAGCTTATCAGCTGCTGAAGAAAGATTTTCCAAACTTGCCTCATGTATGCATCCATTTGCATAAAAACATCCCAATGGGAGCCGGGCTTGGCGGTGGATCAGCAGATGCGGCATTTGCATTAAAGTTGATGAATAATCTCTTTGACCTGATCTTAGATGATTTCTTGCTGGAAGAATATGCGGCCCAACTTGGAAGTGATTGTGCTTTTTTTGTAGAAAACACTCCTAAAATTGCCAGAGGAAGAGGCGAGCTACTGGAACCCGTGGAATTAGACCTTTCCGGAACCCATTTGGTTTTGGTCAATCCCGGAATTCATATAGGTACCAAAGAAGCTTATGCGGGAGTCACTCCTGCTCCCCCCAAAATAAAACTTGAAGAGGTTTTAAAAGATAAAAGCAGATGGCAGAGCGATCTTGTAAATGACTTCGAAGCCAGTATATTCCCCAACCACCCCGAGATCGCTGCCATAAAAAGTAAACTCTATGAAAACGGGGCTTATTATGCTGCCATGTCAGGTTCCGGTTCTTCGGTTTTTGGGCTTTTTGAGGAGAAGCCTACTTCACTTGAATGGGAAGACAGCTATTTTAAGTTTGAAGAAATATTATAA
- the ilvD gene encoding dihydroxy-acid dehydratase, which produces MTLKKHSWEISDNPEHPAGMAMLYATGMSDKKMKQPFVGIASCGYESNPCNMHLNDFAGLIKTSSQEYDLTGLVFNTIGISDGTTMGTLGMRYSLVSREVIADSIESFVIGHSFDGCVAVAGCDKNMPGALMGMIRTDRPGILVYGGTIASGNYKGEKLNIVSAFEAFGKRVNGNISDEDYDGVIRNACPGKGACGGMYTANTMSSAIEAMGMSLPYSASYPANSQEKLRECREVNKYMRILLEQDIKPSDIITRKSIENAVTVAIALGGSTNAVMHIIAIARTAGVDFTIEDFKAINAKTPMIGDFKPSGKFMMEDLHEQGGVPAFMKYMLLNGFLHGDCMTVTGRTLEENLKDIEPVTVSMVNVIHPLETPIKATGHLCILEGNLAPEGAVAKITGKEGSSFTGPAHVFDSEQEANDAIRDHKVQKGEVLVIRNIGPKGGPGMPEMLKPTSMIIGAGLGADVALITDGRFSGGTHGFVVGHVTPEAWSGGPIGLVQNGDIITIDAEGLKLSVAVSEEELAERKKSWKQKDVSDLQGTLKKYNKLVSTASEGCVTDKF; this is translated from the coding sequence ATGACCCTGAAAAAACACAGTTGGGAAATAAGCGACAATCCTGAGCATCCGGCAGGCATGGCAATGTTGTATGCCACCGGGATGAGTGACAAGAAAATGAAACAGCCATTTGTAGGGATAGCCAGTTGTGGCTATGAGAGTAATCCCTGCAATATGCACCTGAACGACTTCGCCGGTCTGATCAAAACCTCCTCACAGGAGTATGATCTGACCGGTTTGGTTTTTAATACCATAGGGATTTCTGATGGGACTACCATGGGCACATTGGGAATGCGCTACTCATTGGTTTCAAGAGAAGTGATTGCTGATTCCATTGAATCATTTGTCATAGGGCATTCTTTCGATGGTTGCGTGGCAGTCGCTGGATGTGACAAGAATATGCCGGGAGCATTAATGGGGATGATACGAACCGATAGACCCGGTATTTTGGTATACGGGGGCACTATAGCTTCAGGCAATTATAAAGGTGAAAAGCTGAATATCGTATCTGCTTTCGAGGCCTTTGGTAAGCGGGTAAATGGGAATATCTCAGATGAGGACTATGATGGTGTCATCCGCAATGCATGTCCCGGGAAAGGCGCTTGTGGTGGAATGTACACCGCAAATACCATGTCTTCTGCGATAGAAGCAATGGGGATGTCTCTTCCTTATTCGGCTTCCTATCCTGCCAATTCTCAGGAGAAGCTCCGAGAGTGCCGCGAGGTTAATAAATACATGAGAATACTGTTGGAACAGGATATCAAACCCAGTGATATCATTACCAGAAAAAGCATAGAGAACGCGGTTACAGTTGCCATTGCTTTGGGGGGGAGTACAAATGCAGTAATGCACATCATCGCAATAGCAAGAACCGCAGGTGTTGATTTTACTATTGAGGATTTTAAAGCGATCAATGCCAAGACTCCCATGATAGGTGATTTCAAACCATCGGGTAAATTCATGATGGAAGATCTGCATGAGCAGGGCGGTGTTCCGGCATTTATGAAGTACATGCTGCTTAATGGATTCTTGCATGGTGACTGTATGACTGTGACAGGAAGAACATTGGAGGAAAACCTAAAAGACATAGAGCCGGTCACAGTTTCTATGGTGAATGTGATTCACCCATTAGAAACACCAATTAAAGCCACAGGACACTTGTGTATACTAGAGGGGAACTTGGCACCGGAAGGAGCTGTGGCAAAAATCACAGGGAAAGAAGGCAGCTCATTTACGGGGCCCGCCCATGTATTCGATTCGGAGCAGGAAGCGAATGATGCAATCCGGGATCACAAAGTGCAAAAAGGTGAAGTGCTTGTCATCCGGAACATAGGGCCAAAAGGAGGTCCCGGAATGCCGGAAATGCTAAAACCTACCTCCATGATTATAGGGGCTGGATTGGGAGCGGATGTTGCATTGATCACTGATGGAAGATTCTCTGGTGGCACACACGGATTTGTGGTGGGGCACGTTACCCCTGAGGCTTGGAGCGGCGGACCTATAGGATTGGTACAAAATGGAGATATTATCACCATAGATGCTGAAGGATTGAAGCTTTCCGTGGCAGTCTCCGAGGAGGAATTAGCCGAAAGAAAAAAATCTTGGAAGCAGAAAGACGTTTCTGACTTGCAGGGGACATTAAAGAAATACAACAAATTAGTATCTACCGCATCCGAAGGTTGCGTAACAGACAAATTCTAA
- the ilvB gene encoding biosynthetic-type acetolactate synthase large subunit, translated as MKDSMIRGADIVVRSLIAENAEIIFGYPGGAIMPVYDALHDYHEELRHVLTRHEQGAIHAAQGYARVSGKVGVCLATSGPGATNLITGMADAQIDSTPLVCITGQVASHLLGTDAFQETDVVGISMPATKWNIQVRRVEDIAPAIAKGFYIARSGRPGPVLIDITKDAQQDFGHFNYQPCLGFRSYKTHIPVEKTAIQEASFLINMAKRPYVLFGQGVVLGKAEEELKAFLEKSGIPAACTLLGSGALSEDHPNYVGKLGMHGNYAPNLLTNQCDVLIAVGMRFDDRVTGDLKRYAKQAKVIHLELDPAEINKNVKCEVAVLGSCKDSLALLTAAVRENSYPQWMAKFKELADQERATVIEPDLTPTKPGLTMGEVIHRINKYKADDAVLVTDVGQHQMISWRYFNFKKSRTQVTSGGLGTMGFALPAALGAQMYDFSRQVVCVVGDGGIQMTIQELGTIMQTKAPVKIVLLNNNFLGMVRQWQQMFFDKRYSFTELDNPDFIKIAEAYNIQAQKVTERGDLQEAIEDMLIHDGPYFLEVVVEKEDNVFPMIATGCSVEEVRLS; from the coding sequence ATGAAGGATTCAATGATAAGAGGAGCTGACATAGTTGTTAGGTCACTCATTGCCGAGAATGCGGAAATAATCTTCGGATATCCCGGAGGAGCGATAATGCCCGTTTATGATGCATTACATGATTATCATGAAGAGTTGAGACACGTCCTAACTCGCCATGAGCAGGGAGCGATCCACGCAGCTCAGGGATATGCTAGGGTGTCCGGAAAAGTAGGTGTCTGTCTGGCTACTTCAGGCCCGGGAGCTACCAATCTGATAACCGGTATGGCTGACGCACAGATCGATAGTACTCCATTAGTATGTATTACAGGGCAGGTAGCTTCACATTTGTTGGGGACAGATGCATTTCAGGAAACTGACGTAGTGGGTATATCAATGCCGGCCACTAAGTGGAATATCCAGGTTAGACGTGTGGAGGATATCGCTCCCGCAATCGCCAAGGGATTTTATATCGCCCGATCGGGAAGGCCTGGGCCGGTACTAATTGATATCACTAAGGATGCCCAGCAGGATTTTGGTCACTTCAATTATCAGCCATGTTTAGGCTTTCGGTCTTATAAAACACATATCCCGGTAGAGAAAACTGCTATTCAAGAAGCTTCATTCTTAATCAATATGGCCAAGAGACCTTATGTTCTATTTGGTCAAGGGGTTGTGTTGGGAAAGGCGGAAGAGGAATTGAAGGCGTTTTTGGAGAAGTCCGGTATTCCCGCGGCATGTACTTTGCTGGGTTCTGGAGCATTGTCGGAGGATCATCCTAATTATGTGGGAAAACTTGGGATGCATGGAAATTATGCCCCAAATTTGCTGACTAATCAATGTGATGTTCTGATCGCGGTAGGTATGAGATTTGATGACCGTGTCACCGGAGATTTGAAGCGCTATGCTAAGCAGGCAAAAGTGATTCATTTGGAGTTGGACCCGGCAGAGATCAACAAAAATGTGAAGTGTGAAGTAGCCGTATTGGGGAGCTGCAAGGACAGCTTGGCATTATTGACAGCTGCGGTGAGAGAGAATTCATATCCGCAGTGGATGGCCAAGTTTAAAGAGTTGGCAGATCAAGAAAGGGCGACAGTTATCGAGCCTGATTTGACTCCAACAAAACCAGGGTTGACTATGGGGGAAGTGATTCACCGAATCAATAAATACAAAGCTGATGACGCGGTGCTTGTAACTGACGTAGGACAGCATCAGATGATATCGTGGAGATATTTCAACTTTAAGAAGTCAAGAACGCAAGTTACTTCCGGCGGTTTGGGAACTATGGGATTTGCGCTTCCGGCTGCGCTTGGAGCTCAGATGTATGACTTCTCCAGACAGGTGGTATGTGTAGTCGGTGATGGTGGTATACAGATGACTATTCAGGAATTGGGAACCATCATGCAGACTAAAGCTCCTGTGAAGATTGTGCTGCTTAACAACAATTTCTTGGGAATGGTGAGACAATGGCAGCAAATGTTCTTTGACAAGCGCTACTCATTTACTGAACTTGACAATCCTGATTTTATTAAGATTGCTGAGGCATATAATATTCAAGCTCAAAAGGTCACAGAACGTGGTGATTTGCAAGAGGCGATTGAAGATATGCTAATTCACGATGGTCCATATTTTCTTGAAGTAGTAGTGGAAAAAGAAGATAATGTGTTCCCGATGATTGCCACTGGCTGTTCGGTGGAAGAGGTAAGACTTAGCTAA
- the ilvN gene encoding acetolactate synthase small subunit, whose product MKRYTIFVITENFIGILNRITIIFTRRGINIDALTASESRLEGIHRITIEVTASEDTVIQLVNQIEKIIDVIKAFYHEDESVVYQEIALYKIPVSRLDGGLEKIIRQHNAKIIAAEPDFVVLELTGHKEQTQELLEILKGYGLLEFARSGRVAVAKRMLTIDSFVK is encoded by the coding sequence ATGAAACGATATACTATATTCGTTATTACCGAGAATTTCATCGGTATCCTTAATCGCATCACCATTATTTTTACCCGAAGAGGTATAAATATCGATGCACTTACAGCCTCCGAAAGCCGCTTGGAGGGGATTCATCGGATCACGATAGAGGTTACTGCTTCGGAAGACACAGTGATTCAGCTGGTCAATCAGATCGAGAAAATCATCGATGTGATCAAGGCATTCTATCATGAGGATGAGAGTGTTGTATATCAGGAGATTGCGTTGTATAAAATTCCTGTTTCCCGTCTTGATGGTGGGCTTGAGAAGATTATTCGTCAGCACAATGCGAAGATTATTGCCGCAGAGCCTGATTTTGTGGTCTTAGAACTGACTGGACATAAGGAGCAAACTCAGGAGTTGCTCGAAATTCTAAAAGGCTACGGGCTCTTGGAATTTGCCAGATCAGGAAGAGTAGCTGTAGCAAAAAGAATGTTGACAATTGACAGTTTTGTCAAATAA